One genomic segment of Strix aluco isolate bStrAlu1 chromosome 9, bStrAlu1.hap1, whole genome shotgun sequence includes these proteins:
- the LOC141927331 gene encoding glutamate rich 3-like isoform X2 codes for MSHQEERSEVKGPKAVEYVTSISPIINTGLTPAPPPPQQRGGNPVRGGVTRGRQLRPITVPTDTEQPPRKNSGVVFRPPVRSGACVTMAFVGKNLRLSGKDADGRSEIRVYQQHCGGENLCVYKGSLLEGASTP; via the exons ATGAGCCACCAG gaGGAGAGGAGTGAAGTCAAAGGTCCAAAGGCGGTGGAATACGTGACCAGTATATCTCCCATCATTAACACCGGTCTGACACCAGCGCCACCTCCGCCCCAGCAAAGAGGTGGAAACCCAGTGAGAGGTGGGGTAACCAGAGGGAGACAACTGCGTCCCATCACTGTACCCACTGACACAGAGCAACCTCCAAGGAAG AATTCTGGAGTCGTCTTCAGGCCCCCGGTACGCAGCGGCGCATGTGTCACCATGGCCTTTGTGGGAAAAAATCTCCGTTTATCTGGCAAGGATGCTGATGGCAGGAGTGAAATCAGAGTCTATCAGCAGCACTGTGGAGGAGAAAACCTTTGTGTCTACAAAGGCAGCCTATTGGAAGGAG